Proteins from a single region of Primulina tabacum isolate GXHZ01 chromosome 5, ASM2559414v2, whole genome shotgun sequence:
- the LOC142545764 gene encoding UDP-glucuronic acid decarboxylase 1-like: MKQLYKQSNARRDEDIPISDTPPYSPKASKHPRSLPRSINYLLKEQRLLFILVGILIGSSFFIIQPSLSRVSTSFSSDTSNHISDRSSESTLASDDPRELGQNYWRPNGVGRVPVGIRGKRKRIVVTGGAGFVGSHLVDKLIARGDDVIVIDNFFTGRKENIVHLFGNPRFELIRHDVVEPILLEVDQIYHLACPASPVHYKYNPVKTIKTNVMGTLNMLGLAKRIGARFLLTSTSEVYGDPLEHPQKETYWGHVNPIGVRSCYDEGKRTAETLTMDYHRGDGVEVRIARIFNTYGPRMCLDDGRVVSNFVSQAIRKQPMTVYGNGKQTRSFQFVSDLVDGLVALMEGEHLGPFNLGNPGEFTMLELAEVVKETIDPSATIEFRPNTADDPHKRKPDITKAKELLNWEPKISLREGLPRMVTDFRNRILNEDEGKGN, encoded by the exons CTCTCCCAAGATCCATCAATTACCTCCTCAAAGAACAGCGCCTTCTGTTCATCCTAGTTGGTATATTGATCGGATCCTCTTTCTTCATCATCCAGCCCTCTTTGTCCCGTGTCTCTACCTCCTTCTCCTCTGATACCAGCAACCACATTTCCGACCGAAGCAGCGAATCCACGCTTGCTTCAGACGATCCGAGGGAATtaggacagaactattggcgtcCGAATGGGGTGGGGAGGGTGCCGGTGGGTATACGGGGCAAGAGGAAGAGGATCGTTGTCACTGGTGGGGCGGGATTCGTGGGTAGTCATCTGGTGGATAAGTTGATTGCTAGAGGGGATGATGTGATTGTGATCGATAACTTTTTTACTGGGAGGAAGGAGAATATTGTCCATTTGTTCGGGAATCCGAGGTTTGAGTTGATTAGGCATGATGTGGTCGAGCCCATTTTGCTGGAGGTAGATCAGATCTATCATTTGGCGTGCCCCGCGTCCCCGGTTCATTACAAGTATAATCCTGTCAAGACTATCA AGACAAATGTGATGGGTACCTTGAATATGTTGGGCCTTGCAAAAAGAATTGGTGCTAGGTTTCTTCTTACAAGTACAAGTGAGGTTTACGGTGATCCTCTTGAGCATCCGCAGAAGGAGACATATTGGGGACATGTGAATCCCATAG GTGTAAGGAGTTGCTATGATGAAGGGAAACGAACGGCTGAAACCTTAACTATGGATTATCACCGTGGTGATGGTGTTGAG GTGCGCATTGCCCGTATTTTTAATACATATGGGCCTCGTATGTGTCTAGATGATGGGCGTGTTGTCAGCAACTTTGTTTCGCAG GCCATACGGAAGCAGCCAATGACAGTGTATGGTAATGGGAAACAAACCCGAAGCTTCCAGTTTGTATCCGACTTG GTTGATGGATTGGTGGCTTTGATGGAAGGCGAGCATTTGGGGCCATTCAACCTTGGTAATCCAGGAGAATTCACAATGTTAGAGCTTGCTGAG GTTGTGAAAGAAACCATTGATCCTAGTGCGACCATTGAATTTAGACCAAACACTGCCGACGACCCTCATAAGAGAAAACCAGACATCACTAAAGCAAAGGAACTTCTGAACTGGGAGCCGAAGATTTCCTTGCGAGAAGGGTTGCCTCGAATGGTCACGGATTTTCGAAATCGCATCCTGAATGAAGATGAAGGAAAAGGAAACTAA